In the uncultured Methanobacterium sp. genome, one interval contains:
- a CDS encoding NosD domain-containing protein produces the protein MYKQIYLSIISIAVIFICFSNVTAVNATNVTVDQINNASGNVQTYIETNHAIPTSINVSGNQVTSSQFLKLQSQALLNINASTNTSIPIGTYGSAGSPQEYLATSMNINQTEYLSMASRTNNFMNTNGVVPNYVSITSAPGNYVRPETLLYIYSQILNSYQNTGILPDFVTVNKWTVISNTNTVFFTTDQINNASSSVKSYVETNHGLPSYVTISSKQVTMAQFLKLETLAVLYINGNLNSKIAYINFGSATNPLENITTSVSINMTDYVDLANKVNTFMNSNVVAPNYGTINTPQYTYSPTSRIRFETLVYTYAQILNSYKITGVLPDFIIINQWSVVSNASTVFISIDDINNASSTVKTYIETNHQLPANVNISNRQVNMAQFLKLATMSILNIKGNAYVPIALGYYTNPTYPQENATDGLIYDLDYIEIANRIIPYMNTYSIAPNYANLKNATGDMNVTGRYIRFESLVYMYAQVLDLYNSSKVLPEKVSFTPWIAVSNPGKVYNFRSREFFDTIQAAINDTDTINGDIITLGNKTFSENVIVNKSLIIRPLSEYVTVQAENHNLPVFIINNAGSGSEIQYLIIKGFGNSTGIYIINSSNNTISNNNITTNKNGIIIENSNNNLINYNSITNNTENGLYLLNGNNHSLSDNNISNNNLNGILVNSISQSQISRNVIVSNLYDGISIYNSSPTVNFNSITGNLRYGLYKEGNGTVDATNNWWGSNNPLISLNGPSDIAGENINSTSWLVMNVTSSCDRSNRTGSCYNYIITADITHNNQGDDTSKTNNIPNGIPIYFNTSLGTISNSTSTSRGKAVLRLTNTSAGLANVTAVLNNQTISLPVNLTSVDVLGVYNNRTNQWFNTIQDAINDTNTLDGDTITLHEGTYTENIIISKKITLKPFTGENVIIQASEPDGDLSVIIITSEGSGSTIQNLNIIGNGDSCGIDLTSANNCQINGNTIKDNNCGISFSMSNNNTISGNNFKNNFYGMTLYSSKNTTITGNTLTNSFYGIYLHNSTDNGISGNIVGQNWVGVYLYQTNNTNILENNITDNGCGICCYDSNNNSINVNNFTNNWVIDKSNLNSSEIILATTVYTCGPAALATVLKHMGLNVTEEELINLAGTDETGTSINGMAQAAQNKGLNASGYKLNTDQLRNDYIIVLNIGGNYHYNIFRNITNNTVYLMDPNIGCIEMNLTKFNELYTGCALVIFNGTIQINGTLLTYQEMQIKATFFRSFYRNWGRIFDYVHVGSSHERSYYYTGGWVLGWHTVTGRYTVYGYHSHSYYVRGRRYTYSHKGYYSIYGPYRTFGWHWGTVRYYYNGYEF, from the coding sequence ATGTATAAACAGATCTATTTATCCATAATATCAATTGCAGTTATTTTTATTTGTTTTAGTAATGTTACTGCAGTAAATGCCACCAATGTGACTGTAGACCAAATAAACAACGCATCTGGTAACGTGCAAACGTACATTGAAACAAATCACGCCATTCCAACAAGTATTAATGTATCTGGAAATCAAGTGACTAGCTCACAATTCTTAAAACTTCAATCTCAAGCTTTGCTAAACATTAATGCAAGTACAAACACCTCAATTCCAATAGGAACCTATGGAAGCGCCGGAAGTCCTCAAGAGTATCTTGCCACCAGTATGAACATCAACCAAACAGAATATCTCAGCATGGCGAGCAGAACAAACAATTTTATGAACACCAATGGAGTGGTACCGAATTATGTATCTATAACTAGCGCTCCTGGAAACTATGTACGCCCAGAAACATTGCTATACATTTATTCCCAAATTTTAAACTCTTACCAAAATACAGGAATTCTGCCGGATTTTGTCACAGTTAATAAATGGACAGTGATTTCCAATACAAACACAGTATTCTTTACAACAGATCAAATAAATAATGCTTCGAGTTCTGTGAAAAGTTATGTAGAGACTAATCATGGACTACCTAGTTATGTTACTATTTCTTCAAAACAAGTCACCATGGCACAGTTCCTAAAACTTGAAACCTTAGCTGTTTTATACATTAATGGAAATTTAAATTCCAAAATAGCTTATATTAACTTTGGAAGCGCAACTAACCCTCTTGAAAATATAACAACCAGTGTTAGTATAAATATGACAGATTATGTGGATTTAGCGAATAAAGTTAACACTTTCATGAACTCTAATGTAGTAGCGCCAAATTATGGAACAATAAACACACCACAATACACATATTCCCCTACAAGCCGTATAAGATTCGAAACATTAGTTTACACATATGCTCAAATACTGAACTCCTACAAAATAACTGGAGTTCTACCAGATTTTATTATAATTAACCAGTGGTCCGTGGTATCTAATGCAAGTACCGTATTCATATCTATTGATGATATTAACAATGCATCCAGCACTGTAAAGACATACATCGAAACTAATCACCAATTACCAGCAAATGTTAACATATCGAACAGACAAGTAAACATGGCACAGTTCCTAAAACTCGCAACCATGTCCATATTAAACATTAAAGGAAATGCATATGTTCCAATAGCTCTTGGTTATTATACAAATCCCACATATCCTCAAGAAAACGCAACGGATGGACTAATTTATGATTTGGATTATATAGAGATTGCAAATAGGATTATTCCATATATGAATACATATAGCATAGCACCAAACTATGCTAATCTAAAAAATGCTACTGGAGACATGAACGTTACTGGACGTTACATACGTTTTGAATCTTTAGTTTATATGTATGCTCAAGTTCTAGATCTCTACAATTCATCAAAGGTCTTACCAGAAAAAGTTTCATTTACACCATGGATAGCAGTTTCAAATCCCGGAAAGGTTTATAATTTTAGAAGTCGAGAATTCTTTGATACAATACAAGCTGCTATTAACGACACTGATACCATAAACGGTGACATTATAACACTAGGAAATAAAACATTTTCAGAAAATGTCATTGTTAACAAATCACTTATTATAAGACCATTATCGGAATATGTAACTGTTCAAGCAGAGAATCACAACCTCCCCGTCTTTATCATTAATAATGCAGGTAGTGGTTCTGAAATTCAATATCTCATTATCAAAGGATTTGGAAACAGTACCGGAATTTACATTATCAATTCAAGTAACAACACAATTTCCAATAATAATATAACAACAAATAAAAATGGAATAATAATCGAAAATTCCAACAACAATCTAATAAATTACAATTCAATTACAAACAATACTGAAAATGGATTATATCTCCTAAATGGGAACAATCACTCTCTTTCAGATAATAACATATCTAATAATAATCTAAACGGGATTTTAGTAAATTCAATATCACAATCTCAGATCTCTCGAAACGTAATAGTTTCAAATCTCTACGATGGCATATCTATTTATAACTCTTCCCCAACGGTTAATTTTAATAGTATAACTGGAAATTTAAGATATGGACTTTATAAGGAAGGTAACGGAACCGTTGATGCTACAAATAACTGGTGGGGTTCAAATAACCCCCTAATATCGCTTAATGGCCCTAGTGATATAGCAGGAGAAAACATAAACAGCACCTCATGGCTAGTAATGAATGTAACTAGTTCATGTGACCGTTCAAACCGCACAGGATCTTGTTATAACTACATAATTACGGCAGATATAACTCATAATAACCAAGGGGACGACACATCTAAAACTAACAACATCCCAAATGGTATCCCCATATACTTTAACACAAGCTTAGGAACAATAAGCAACTCTACATCTACAAGCAGAGGTAAAGCTGTACTCAGACTAACTAACACATCTGCAGGATTAGCAAATGTCACTGCCGTCTTGAATAACCAGACTATCAGTTTACCCGTTAATTTGACAAGTGTAGATGTCCTTGGAGTATACAATAACAGAACTAATCAATGGTTCAATACTATACAAGACGCAATAAATGACACTAACACATTAGATGGGGACACTATAACATTACATGAAGGAACCTACACTGAAAACATAATAATAAGTAAAAAAATTACCCTCAAACCATTTACAGGAGAGAATGTAATTATCCAAGCCTCCGAACCTGATGGGGATCTAAGTGTAATTATTATAACAAGTGAAGGAAGCGGTTCTACAATTCAAAATTTGAACATTATTGGAAACGGTGATTCATGCGGCATAGATTTAACTTCAGCTAATAACTGCCAAATAAATGGAAACACAATAAAAGACAACAATTGCGGAATATCATTCTCAATGTCCAATAACAATACCATATCGGGAAATAATTTTAAAAACAATTTTTATGGTATGACACTTTACTCTTCAAAAAATACAACAATAACAGGTAACACCTTAACAAATAGTTTTTATGGAATTTATCTGCATAATTCAACTGATAATGGGATATCTGGAAATATTGTTGGACAAAATTGGGTAGGTGTCTATCTTTATCAAACAAACAATACAAACATCCTTGAGAATAATATTACTGATAATGGCTGTGGAATCTGTTGCTACGATTCAAATAATAACTCTATAAATGTAAATAACTTTACAAATAACTGGGTCATTGATAAATCTAACTTGAATTCCAGTGAAATAATTCTAGCAACTACAGTCTATACTTGTGGCCCTGCAGCTTTGGCAACTGTACTAAAACACATGGGACTTAATGTAACTGAAGAAGAGCTTATAAATCTAGCTGGAACTGATGAAACTGGAACATCAATTAATGGTATGGCACAAGCAGCCCAGAATAAAGGTTTAAATGCCTCAGGATATAAATTAAATACAGATCAGCTTCGAAATGACTATATTATTGTTTTAAATATTGGTGGAAATTATCATTACAATATTTTTAGAAATATAACCAATAACACGGTTTATCTTATGGATCCCAATATTGGTTGCATTGAAATGAACCTAACCAAGTTCAACGAATTATACACAGGATGTGCATTGGTTATATTCAATGGCACAATCCAAATAAATGGAACATTATTAACATATCAAGAAATGCAAATTAAAGCTACTTTTTTTAGAAGTTTCTATCGAAATTGGGGACGTATTTTTGATTATGTTCATGTAGGCAGCTCTCATGAACGTTCATATTATTATACTGGAGGTTGGGTTTTAGGATGGCATACTGTCACAGGAAGATATACAGTATATGGATATCATTCACATAGTTATTATGTTAGAGGTCGAAGGTACACATATTCCCATAAAGGATATTACAGCATTTATGGACCATATCGTACCTTTGGATGGCATTGGGGCACAGTAAGATATTATTATAACGGTTATGAATTCTGA